In the Myxococcus fulvus genome, one interval contains:
- a CDS encoding GNAT family N-acetyltransferase, whose product MSNDELTLRPIRPTDDAAVAGVIRAVMPEFGADGPGFAIHDPEVDTMSAAYARPRHAYFVVERAGRVIGGGGIAPLEGGDPSVCELRKMYFLPEARGLGAGERMLRRCLDFAREAGFQRCYLETLASMTQAQKLYRRLGFEPLCAPMGSTGHFGCDHWYALDLTKPAS is encoded by the coding sequence ATGAGCAACGACGAGCTGACCCTGCGTCCCATCCGACCCACGGATGATGCCGCCGTGGCGGGCGTCATCCGCGCGGTGATGCCCGAGTTCGGAGCGGATGGCCCCGGCTTCGCCATCCACGACCCCGAGGTCGACACCATGAGCGCCGCCTACGCGCGTCCTCGCCACGCGTACTTCGTGGTGGAGCGCGCGGGCCGCGTCATCGGCGGCGGAGGCATCGCCCCGCTGGAGGGCGGAGACCCGAGCGTGTGCGAGCTGCGCAAGATGTACTTCCTCCCCGAGGCACGCGGCCTGGGAGCGGGCGAGCGCATGCTGCGCCGCTGCCTCGACTTCGCGCGCGAGGCGGGCTTCCAGCGCTGCTACCTCGAGACGCTCGCCTCGATGACGCAGGCCCAGAAGCTCTACCGCCGCCTCGGCTTCGAGCCGCTCTGCGCACCCATGGGAAGCACGGGCCACTTCGGCTGCGACCACTGGTACGCGCTGGACCTCACGAAGCCCGCGAGCTGA
- a CDS encoding endonuclease III domain-containing protein, which produces MAGRGPKPPGRRRAPSPTSARTARARPEAAVVSEPAPRPDKVPFDIDDVLARVRHTVRDFADAAMFALSARGHDSLFEQLVACILSIRTLDEVSLPAALRLLERASTPEALARLSPATIDTLIRPVTFHEAKAHQLHAIAVRTRDEFAGTLPCDAQVLQSFKGVGPKCAHLALGIACGHEAISVDIHVHRVTNRWGYVKATTPEATLAALETQLPRRYWVELNRLLVPFGKHVCTGSRPRCSTCPVLSACRQVGVTNPR; this is translated from the coding sequence ATGGCGGGCAGAGGACCCAAGCCCCCCGGACGTCGCAGGGCACCGTCACCGACGAGCGCGAGGACCGCGAGAGCACGGCCCGAAGCAGCCGTGGTCTCCGAGCCCGCGCCCCGTCCGGACAAGGTCCCCTTCGACATCGACGACGTGCTCGCGCGCGTGCGTCACACGGTGCGCGACTTCGCGGACGCGGCGATGTTCGCGCTGTCGGCCCGAGGCCACGACAGCCTCTTCGAACAGCTCGTCGCCTGCATCCTCTCCATCCGGACGCTGGATGAAGTCAGCCTGCCCGCGGCGCTCCGGCTGCTCGAGCGCGCCTCCACTCCCGAGGCCCTCGCGCGCTTGAGCCCCGCCACCATCGACACGCTCATCCGCCCCGTCACCTTCCACGAAGCCAAGGCGCATCAACTCCACGCCATCGCCGTGCGCACGCGGGACGAGTTCGCGGGCACCCTTCCCTGCGATGCCCAGGTGCTCCAGTCCTTCAAGGGCGTGGGCCCCAAGTGCGCGCACCTGGCGCTCGGCATCGCCTGCGGACACGAGGCCATCAGCGTGGACATCCACGTGCACCGCGTGACGAACCGCTGGGGCTACGTGAAGGCGACCACGCCCGAGGCGACCCTGGCCGCGCTCGAGACGCAGCTCCCACGCAGGTACTGGGTGGAGCTCAACCGCCTGCTGGTGCCCTTCGGCAAGCACGTGTGCACGGGCTCACGGCCCAGGTGCTCCACGTGCCCGGTGCTCAGCGCCTGCCGGCAGGTCGGCGTGACGAACCCTCGCTGA
- a CDS encoding phospholipase D-like domain-containing protein — MDEPQDLSETEILPQPGAHGFDSERERGKHEMKGPFELPPGPRGFSFSLYQSTGAALMTGHRLELLDNGAVFDRMVEDIRAARESVHILVYIWRPCDVSDRIIDALVDRSHAGVACRVVVDPVGSEELSGDKDFDQKVEKVLSAAGVEVHYYRLLAGKVMGRLLGRTHQKLVIIDGRIAYTGGFGFWKVWDGDGLSPEAWRDTSVRVEGPAARDMQLSFSRYWQESGGGLLPPDTFPEPMLVGDSEACFVESAGKLGITDAERMVRMVIAAARERLWIANAYFSPPNEILEQLEEKCRQGVEIRVLGPGPVHDVKVIRASQRSTYERLLEAGVRIYEYQPSMMHAKTMIVDDWLAVVGSTNLDSLSLNKLGEGSLIIHDKEFVRKMERCWAKDLRVSKEISLENGGRTNPWRRLARRATQLVGHDR, encoded by the coding sequence ATGGACGAGCCCCAGGACCTCTCGGAGACGGAGATTCTTCCCCAGCCCGGCGCCCACGGATTCGATTCGGAGCGCGAGCGAGGAAAGCACGAGATGAAGGGGCCCTTCGAGCTGCCTCCGGGGCCTCGGGGCTTCTCGTTCTCTCTTTATCAATCCACGGGCGCGGCGCTGATGACGGGGCACCGCCTGGAGCTCCTGGACAACGGCGCGGTGTTCGACCGCATGGTGGAGGACATCCGCGCGGCCCGGGAGAGTGTCCACATCCTGGTCTACATCTGGCGGCCCTGCGACGTGTCGGACCGCATCATCGACGCGCTGGTGGACCGCTCGCATGCGGGCGTGGCGTGCCGCGTGGTGGTGGACCCGGTGGGCAGCGAGGAGCTGAGCGGGGACAAGGACTTCGACCAGAAGGTGGAGAAGGTGCTCTCGGCCGCGGGCGTGGAGGTGCACTACTACCGGCTGCTCGCGGGCAAGGTGATGGGGCGGCTGTTGGGGCGCACGCACCAGAAGCTGGTCATCATCGACGGGAGAATCGCGTACACGGGCGGCTTCGGCTTCTGGAAGGTCTGGGACGGAGACGGGCTGTCGCCGGAGGCGTGGCGCGACACCAGCGTGCGCGTCGAGGGGCCGGCCGCGCGTGACATGCAGCTCTCCTTCTCACGCTACTGGCAGGAGTCGGGAGGTGGGCTGCTGCCACCGGACACCTTCCCGGAGCCCATGCTGGTGGGAGACTCCGAGGCGTGCTTCGTGGAGAGCGCGGGCAAGCTGGGCATCACCGACGCGGAGCGGATGGTGCGCATGGTCATCGCCGCCGCGCGCGAGCGCCTGTGGATCGCCAACGCGTACTTCTCACCGCCCAACGAAATCCTGGAGCAGTTGGAGGAGAAGTGTCGCCAGGGCGTGGAGATTCGCGTGCTGGGGCCGGGGCCCGTCCACGACGTGAAGGTCATCCGCGCCTCGCAGCGCTCCACGTACGAGCGACTGCTGGAGGCGGGCGTGCGCATCTACGAGTACCAGCCGTCGATGATGCACGCGAAGACCATGATTGTGGACGACTGGCTCGCGGTGGTGGGCTCGACGAACCTGGACTCGCTGTCGCTCAACAAGCTGGGCGAGGGCTCGCTCATCATCCACGACAAGGAGTTCGTCCGGAAGATGGAGCGCTGCTGGGCGAAGGACCTGCGCGTGTCCAAGGAGATCTCCCTGGAGAACGGCGGGCGCACCAACCCGTGGCGGCGACTGGCTCGCCGGGCCACGCAGTTGGTGGGGCACGACCGGTAG
- a CDS encoding acyl-CoA dehydrogenase: MVEEIRPTAKELLSLPRLAPLVPMLYVAWTDGELTPAEIRMLGTAARAQPWLDLRSNTVLARWLDPLMPPSSNELALVREHIRAAAERLKLSPQESLSELGARLTELVADSKELPSSMPELVRALASLEAVLGVSGREAVRALVPSAAHEPRRIGPTEPTSFAPEALRAVLDRKYPEVRAQVRKWLEDPAFRYQRTLDTDKQREQVFAWLKQLADQGLGRIAFPEGDEAGADLGAFIASFETLALFDLSLVVKAGVHFGLFGASILFLGTEKHHREYLPKVATLELPGCFAMSELGHGSNVRDVETVARYDAEAGKFVVHTPSEGARKEWIGNAARHGRIATVFAQLEVGGKGLGVHALLVPLRDERGQVLPGVRIEDCGRKMGLNGVDNGRIWFDHVRVPRENLLDRFGQVSAEGEYTSSISSDGRRFFTMLGTLVAGRVSVACASLSAAKSGLTIAVRYGDLRRQFGPPGAPEVRLLDHQTHQLRLLKPLAKTYALDFALEHLVERYVKRTEEDSMEVEALAAGLKAYASWNCTAVLQEAREACGGQGYLEANRLSALKDDTDIFTTFEGDNTVLMQLVAKSLLTDYRQRFEDDRVYAVLKLIADKATAMADKNPIAVRRTGSEHLRDDDFQLRFLRYREEDLLASVARRIRKRLTAGVEAFAAFNQVQAHLVALAHAHIERVVLEQFIHGVNTVQDPGLKVVLGRLCDLYGLSCLEAASGWFQENSLMEGGKALAIRKEVVKLCTELRPDAVALVDAFGIPDTCIAAPIGLGHLSA; the protein is encoded by the coding sequence ATGGTGGAAGAGATTCGTCCAACCGCGAAGGAGCTGCTGTCGCTGCCCCGCCTGGCCCCCCTCGTCCCCATGCTGTACGTGGCCTGGACGGACGGTGAGCTGACGCCCGCGGAGATTCGGATGCTGGGCACCGCCGCGCGCGCCCAGCCGTGGTTGGACCTGCGCTCCAACACCGTGCTCGCCCGCTGGTTGGACCCGCTGATGCCGCCCAGCTCCAACGAGCTGGCCCTGGTGCGCGAGCACATCCGCGCCGCCGCCGAGCGCCTGAAGCTCAGCCCCCAGGAGAGCCTCTCCGAGCTGGGCGCGAGGCTGACGGAGCTGGTCGCGGACTCGAAGGAGCTGCCCTCGAGCATGCCGGAGCTGGTGCGCGCGCTGGCCTCGCTGGAGGCCGTGCTGGGCGTCTCCGGACGCGAGGCTGTCCGCGCCCTGGTGCCCTCCGCCGCGCACGAGCCGCGTCGCATCGGCCCCACCGAGCCCACGTCCTTCGCCCCCGAGGCGCTGCGCGCGGTGCTGGACCGCAAGTACCCGGAGGTCCGCGCCCAGGTGCGCAAGTGGCTGGAGGACCCGGCCTTCCGCTACCAGCGCACGCTCGACACGGACAAGCAGCGCGAGCAGGTCTTCGCCTGGCTCAAGCAGCTGGCGGACCAGGGCCTGGGCCGCATCGCGTTCCCCGAGGGCGACGAGGCCGGCGCGGACCTGGGCGCCTTCATCGCCTCGTTCGAGACGCTCGCCCTCTTCGACCTGAGCCTCGTGGTGAAGGCGGGCGTGCACTTCGGCCTGTTCGGCGCGAGCATCCTCTTCCTCGGCACCGAGAAGCATCACCGCGAGTACCTGCCCAAGGTCGCCACGCTGGAGCTGCCCGGCTGCTTCGCCATGAGCGAGCTGGGCCACGGCTCCAACGTGCGCGACGTGGAGACGGTGGCGCGCTACGACGCGGAGGCCGGGAAATTCGTCGTGCACACCCCGTCCGAGGGCGCGCGCAAGGAGTGGATCGGCAACGCCGCGCGCCACGGCCGCATCGCCACGGTGTTCGCGCAGCTGGAGGTCGGCGGCAAGGGGCTGGGCGTGCACGCGCTGCTGGTGCCGCTGCGCGACGAGCGCGGGCAGGTGCTGCCCGGCGTGCGCATCGAGGACTGCGGCCGGAAGATGGGCCTCAACGGCGTGGACAACGGCCGCATCTGGTTCGACCACGTGCGCGTGCCCCGCGAGAACCTGCTGGACCGCTTCGGCCAGGTGAGCGCCGAGGGCGAGTACACCAGCTCCATCTCCAGCGACGGGCGCAGGTTCTTCACCATGCTGGGCACGCTGGTGGCGGGCCGGGTGAGCGTGGCGTGCGCGTCCTTGAGCGCGGCCAAGAGCGGGCTGACCATCGCGGTGCGCTACGGGGACTTGCGTCGGCAGTTCGGCCCGCCGGGCGCGCCCGAGGTGCGGCTGCTCGACCACCAGACGCACCAGCTGCGGCTGCTCAAGCCGCTGGCGAAGACGTACGCGCTCGACTTCGCGCTGGAGCACCTGGTGGAGCGCTACGTGAAGCGCACCGAGGAGGACTCCATGGAGGTGGAGGCGCTGGCGGCGGGCCTCAAGGCGTATGCCTCGTGGAACTGCACGGCGGTGCTCCAGGAGGCGCGCGAGGCGTGCGGCGGCCAGGGCTATCTGGAGGCCAACCGGCTGTCGGCGCTGAAGGACGACACGGACATCTTCACCACGTTCGAGGGCGACAACACGGTGCTGATGCAGCTGGTCGCCAAGAGCCTGCTGACGGACTACCGCCAGCGCTTCGAGGACGACCGGGTGTACGCGGTGCTCAAGCTCATCGCGGACAAGGCCACGGCCATGGCGGACAAGAACCCCATCGCCGTGCGGCGCACGGGCAGTGAGCACCTGCGCGACGACGACTTCCAGCTGCGCTTCCTGCGCTACCGCGAGGAGGATTTGCTCGCCTCGGTGGCGCGGCGCATCCGCAAGCGGCTGACTGCGGGCGTGGAGGCCTTCGCCGCCTTCAACCAGGTCCAGGCGCACCTGGTCGCCCTGGCGCACGCGCACATCGAGCGCGTGGTGCTCGAGCAGTTCATCCACGGGGTGAACACGGTCCAGGACCCGGGCCTCAAGGTGGTGCTCGGGCGGCTGTGCGACCTCTACGGCCTGTCCTGCCTGGAGGCCGCGAGCGGCTGGTTCCAGGAGAACAGCCTGATGGAGGGCGGCAAGGCGCTGGCCATCCGCAAGGAAGTCGTGAAGCTGTGCACGGAGCTGCGGCCGGACGCGGTGGCGCTGGTGGATGCCTTCGGGATTCCGGACACCTGCATCGCCGCGCCCATCGGCCTGGGGCATCTGTCGGCGTGA
- a CDS encoding ester cyclase, with the protein MSPVERAAQQEEQNRQRARLLTEELYNLRKLDRVPELFAEDYVDHSQGAPKDVVGPALVLQQAEATFETFPDLRFDILHVVADQDLVLVHWKAAGTDPLNLDDAGKPRPLALNGHSLYRMRDGKVVESWDISDRLSPLLQRGYRVVPPQP; encoded by the coding sequence GTGTCTCCAGTGGAGCGCGCCGCGCAGCAGGAGGAGCAGAACCGTCAACGGGCCCGGCTCCTCACCGAGGAGCTCTACAACCTGCGCAAGCTGGACCGCGTCCCGGAGCTGTTCGCCGAGGACTACGTGGACCACTCGCAAGGCGCGCCCAAGGACGTGGTGGGCCCGGCCCTGGTGCTCCAGCAGGCCGAGGCCACGTTCGAGACGTTCCCCGACCTGCGCTTCGACATCCTCCACGTGGTGGCGGACCAGGACCTGGTGCTGGTGCACTGGAAGGCCGCGGGCACGGACCCGCTGAACCTGGATGACGCGGGCAAGCCCCGGCCGCTCGCGCTCAACGGGCACTCGCTGTACCGGATGCGCGACGGGAAGGTGGTGGAGTCGTGGGACATCTCCGACCGCCTCTCACCGCTGCTCCAACGCGGCTACCGCGTCGTCCCGCCCCAGCCGTAG
- a CDS encoding DUF3293 domain-containing protein encodes MRQLDQERLLGAYRATRYVIRPHASTGGVEQVLRVGRLHPALDAELTARGHREWAFLTAWNPGSRPRGKDENQRAQERLISQLVAGGFVIAPAIGEAEDGSWSEQSLFVPGISRAEAERFGRAHGQVAVLVGRTGGPAELLLCGHEAPPPVA; translated from the coding sequence ATGAGACAGCTCGACCAGGAGCGGCTGTTGGGGGCGTACCGGGCAACGCGCTACGTCATCCGGCCTCATGCCTCCACCGGAGGCGTGGAGCAGGTGCTGCGAGTGGGCCGGCTCCACCCCGCGCTCGACGCGGAGCTGACCGCGCGAGGCCACCGCGAGTGGGCGTTCCTCACCGCGTGGAATCCGGGCTCACGGCCGCGCGGCAAGGATGAAAACCAGCGAGCACAGGAACGCCTGATCTCCCAGCTGGTCGCGGGCGGCTTCGTCATCGCCCCCGCCATCGGCGAAGCCGAGGACGGGAGCTGGTCCGAGCAGAGCCTCTTCGTCCCGGGCATCTCTCGCGCCGAGGCCGAGCGCTTCGGCCGCGCCCACGGACAGGTCGCCGTCCTGGTCGGCCGCACCGGAGGCCCCGCGGAGCTGCTGCTGTGCGGCCACGAAGCACCGCCGCCCGTTGCATGA
- a CDS encoding bifunctional metallophosphatase/5'-nucleotidase, with product MPQATPRSSLPGARPSAFLLAGAFVTGMLLFVHGGCGGGDGDECRDAIHCRHDNGAPAEGKEWACEDNRCVQHPAQQPPDAGTDAGMPDAGAPDAGAPDSGTPDAGRPDAGTPDAGRPDAGTPDSGPTTVSMQILAFNDFHGQLEPPGGQILAGVAPDGGPVRVNAGGVTYFARHIAALRATNPNTVVVAAGDLIGGSPLLSGLFHDEPTIEAMNLMGLDLVAVGNHEFDEGSTELLRMQSGGCHPVDGCQDGDGFSGAKFKFLAANVATDVDRTLFPRYDVREFEGVKVAFIGMTLEATPGSVIPSGVEGLTFKDEVQTVNALVPELRQQGIEAIIVVVHQGGIATPGSLVNDCKGAGSDGLIAGAIVGLVKGLNDAVDVVVSGHTHQAYNCVIDGKVVTSASSMGQLVTDIDLTLSKATGDVVTARANNVIVTRDVQEVGAVKELVTKYQELVTPLANRVIGWVAQPLRTQSDSAGQSTLGLVIADSQLEATKPANLGGAQVAFMNPGGMRADIAQGEVTYGEAFSTQPFGNSLITMTLTGAQIEEVLELQWRPSGATLMLLPSAGFTYAFSASAPVGNRVDPASIRINGVTVDPAANYRVTANNYIASGSDGFSVFTEGTNRLTGAMDIDAMEAYLKARSSAANPLPAPALNRVTRLP from the coding sequence ATGCCTCAAGCCACACCGCGCTCGTCACTTCCGGGAGCGCGCCCCAGCGCCTTCCTGCTCGCCGGAGCGTTCGTCACCGGCATGCTCCTCTTCGTCCATGGCGGCTGCGGAGGAGGTGACGGTGACGAGTGCCGGGACGCCATCCACTGCCGCCACGACAACGGCGCACCGGCCGAGGGCAAGGAGTGGGCCTGCGAGGACAATCGCTGCGTGCAGCACCCCGCCCAGCAGCCCCCGGATGCGGGCACGGACGCGGGGATGCCCGACGCGGGGGCTCCCGACGCGGGGGCTCCCGACTCGGGAACGCCCGACGCGGGGAGGCCCGACGCGGGGACTCCCGACGCGGGGAGGCCCGACGCGGGGACTCCGGACTCGGGCCCCACCACGGTGAGCATGCAAATCCTGGCCTTCAATGACTTCCACGGGCAGCTCGAGCCGCCCGGGGGGCAGATTCTGGCGGGCGTGGCCCCCGACGGTGGGCCGGTGCGGGTGAACGCGGGCGGCGTGACGTACTTCGCCCGGCACATCGCGGCCCTGCGGGCGACCAACCCCAACACCGTGGTGGTGGCGGCAGGAGACCTCATCGGCGGCTCCCCGCTGCTGTCGGGGCTCTTCCACGACGAGCCCACCATCGAGGCCATGAATCTGATGGGGCTGGACCTGGTCGCGGTGGGCAACCACGAGTTCGACGAGGGCAGCACGGAGCTGTTGCGCATGCAGTCGGGCGGCTGCCACCCGGTGGATGGCTGCCAGGACGGGGATGGCTTCTCGGGCGCGAAGTTCAAGTTCCTGGCGGCCAACGTGGCCACGGACGTGGACCGCACGCTGTTCCCCCGCTACGACGTGCGCGAGTTCGAGGGCGTGAAGGTGGCCTTCATCGGCATGACGTTGGAGGCCACACCGGGAAGCGTCATTCCCTCGGGCGTGGAGGGGCTCACCTTCAAGGACGAAGTGCAGACGGTGAACGCGCTGGTGCCGGAGCTGCGGCAGCAGGGCATCGAAGCCATCATCGTGGTGGTGCACCAGGGCGGAATCGCGACCCCGGGCTCGCTGGTGAACGATTGCAAGGGCGCGGGCTCGGACGGCCTCATCGCAGGTGCCATCGTGGGCCTGGTCAAGGGCCTCAACGACGCGGTGGATGTCGTCGTCAGCGGCCACACGCACCAGGCCTACAACTGCGTCATCGATGGCAAGGTCGTCACGAGCGCCTCGTCGATGGGGCAGCTCGTCACGGACATCGACCTGACGTTGAGCAAGGCGACGGGCGACGTCGTGACTGCGCGAGCGAACAACGTCATCGTCACTCGCGACGTGCAGGAGGTCGGCGCGGTGAAGGAGCTGGTGACGAAGTACCAGGAGCTCGTCACGCCTCTGGCCAACCGGGTCATCGGCTGGGTGGCGCAGCCGCTCAGGACACAGTCGGACTCCGCGGGCCAGTCCACCCTGGGCCTCGTCATCGCGGACTCGCAGCTGGAGGCGACGAAGCCCGCGAACCTGGGTGGGGCGCAGGTGGCCTTCATGAACCCGGGCGGCATGCGCGCGGACATCGCCCAGGGCGAGGTCACCTACGGCGAGGCCTTCTCCACACAGCCCTTCGGCAACAGCCTGATCACCATGACGCTGACGGGCGCGCAAATCGAGGAGGTGTTGGAGCTACAGTGGCGGCCGTCGGGAGCCACCCTCATGCTGCTTCCGTCGGCGGGCTTCACCTATGCGTTCAGCGCGTCGGCGCCCGTCGGAAACCGCGTCGACCCGGCGTCCATCCGGATCAACGGCGTGACGGTGGACCCGGCGGCGAACTACCGCGTCACCGCGAACAACTACATCGCGAGTGGGAGTGATGGCTTTTCGGTGTTCACCGAGGGGACGAACCGGCTGACTGGCGCCATGGACATCGACGCGATGGAGGCCTACTTGAAGGCGCGCAGCAGCGCGGCGAACCCGCTCCCCGCCCCGGCGCTCAATCGCGTCACCCGGCTGCCGTAG
- a CDS encoding bifunctional metallophosphatase/5'-nucleotidase, which translates to MSRSTPRLGALPGVFLLAGAFLTGMLLFAHGGRGADACTDALDCRKSKGPPAPGQEWACVDASCVQRPAQPPTADAGSETVSVQVLAFNDFHGQLEPPGGSTGQIQTGVDADGGPVRVSAGGASYFAKHLADLRATNPNTVVVAAGDLIGAAPLVSALFHDEPTVEAMNLIGLDLVAVGNHEFDEGSTELLRMQSGGCHPQDGCQDGDAFGGARFKFLAANVATGVDRTLFPRYDVREFEGVKVAFIGMTLEGTPEIVTPTGVAGIVFQDEVETVNALVPQLRQQGVEALIVVVHEGGVPAPGSLINECRGTGEGGGISGPIVAIAKGIDDAVDVIVTGHTHQAYNCVIDGKVVTSAASVGRLVTDIDLTLSKATGDVVEAKANNLIVTRDVVEDGPVKELVTRYQQLATPLANRVIGWVAETLKTPITQADPAGQSTLGFVIADSQLAATRAANLGGARVAFMNPGGVRADISRDSNNPADKGEVTFGEAFTTQPFGNSLVTLTLTGAQIEELLERQWQQVGPNVVTRILHPSAGFTYAFSASAPIGSRIDPASIRLDGAPLDAAATYRVTVNNFLAGGGDGFAVLTQGTNRLGGAIDSDALEAYLKAHSSQARPLAAPALNRITALP; encoded by the coding sequence ATGTCACGGTCCACCCCGCGCCTGGGCGCGCTCCCCGGAGTCTTCCTCCTCGCCGGAGCCTTCCTCACCGGCATGCTCCTCTTCGCCCACGGCGGCCGCGGAGCAGACGCGTGCACGGACGCCCTCGACTGCCGCAAGTCGAAGGGCCCGCCAGCCCCGGGCCAGGAGTGGGCCTGCGTCGACGCCTCGTGCGTCCAGCGTCCCGCACAGCCGCCCACGGCGGACGCGGGCTCCGAGACGGTGAGCGTGCAGGTGCTGGCGTTCAACGACTTCCACGGGCAGCTCGAACCGCCCGGGGGCAGCACCGGACAGATTCAAACCGGCGTGGACGCCGACGGCGGGCCGGTGCGCGTGAGCGCGGGCGGCGCGTCGTACTTCGCGAAGCACCTGGCGGACCTCCGGGCCACCAACCCGAACACGGTGGTGGTGGCGGCCGGAGACCTCATCGGCGCGGCGCCGCTGGTGTCCGCGCTCTTCCACGACGAGCCCACCGTCGAGGCGATGAACCTCATTGGCCTGGACCTGGTCGCGGTGGGCAACCACGAGTTCGACGAGGGCAGCACGGAGCTCTTGCGCATGCAGTCGGGCGGCTGCCACCCGCAGGACGGCTGTCAGGACGGGGACGCCTTCGGGGGCGCGCGCTTCAAGTTCCTCGCGGCCAACGTGGCCACGGGCGTGGACCGCACGCTGTTCCCCCGCTACGACGTGCGCGAGTTCGAGGGCGTGAAGGTCGCCTTCATCGGCATGACGCTGGAGGGCACGCCGGAGATCGTCACGCCCACGGGCGTCGCGGGCATCGTCTTCCAGGACGAGGTGGAGACGGTGAACGCGCTGGTGCCCCAACTGCGCCAGCAGGGCGTGGAGGCCCTCATCGTCGTGGTGCACGAGGGCGGCGTGCCCGCGCCGGGCTCGCTCATCAACGAGTGCCGGGGCACGGGCGAGGGCGGCGGAATCTCCGGCCCCATCGTGGCCATCGCGAAGGGAATCGACGACGCGGTGGACGTCATCGTCACCGGCCACACGCACCAGGCCTACAACTGCGTCATCGACGGCAAGGTCGTCACGAGCGCCGCGTCGGTGGGGCGGCTCGTCACCGACATCGACCTGACCTTGAGCAAGGCGACCGGTGACGTGGTGGAGGCGAAGGCGAACAACCTCATCGTCACGCGCGACGTGGTGGAGGACGGGCCGGTGAAGGAGCTGGTGACGCGCTACCAGCAGCTCGCCACGCCCCTGGCCAACCGGGTCATCGGCTGGGTGGCCGAGACGCTCAAGACGCCCATCACCCAGGCGGACCCGGCGGGACAGTCCACGCTGGGCTTCGTCATCGCGGACTCGCAGCTCGCGGCGACGCGGGCGGCGAACCTGGGCGGCGCGCGGGTGGCCTTCATGAACCCGGGCGGCGTGCGCGCGGACATCAGCCGAGATTCGAACAACCCCGCCGACAAGGGCGAGGTCACCTTCGGCGAGGCCTTCACCACGCAGCCGTTCGGCAACAGCCTGGTCACCCTGACGCTGACGGGGGCGCAAATCGAGGAGCTGCTGGAGCGACAGTGGCAGCAGGTGGGCCCCAACGTCGTCACCCGCATCCTCCATCCGTCCGCGGGCTTCACGTACGCGTTCAGCGCGTCGGCGCCCATCGGCAGCCGCATCGACCCGGCGTCCATCCGCCTCGACGGCGCGCCGTTGGATGCAGCGGCGACCTACCGCGTGACGGTGAACAACTTCCTCGCGGGCGGCGGGGATGGCTTCGCGGTGCTCACGCAGGGGACGAACCGCCTGGGCGGCGCCATCGACAGCGACGCGCTGGAGGCCTACCTGAAGGCGCACAGCTCCCAGGCAAGGCCCCTCGCGGCGCCCGCGCTGAACCGAATCACCGCGCTGCCCTAG